gcagttgtggttggcatgaggcagAGATGAAGGATCTGCAATGGATTACGTACTCTGTTTTTTACTCTGTTTCACGTACTCTGTTTTTTGCTCTGTTTCACGCActctgttttgctctgtttcacgCATTCTGTTTTTTGCTCTGTTTTAATTCGTAAAACAGAGCAATTAATTCTGTTTTTTTTGGTACTCTGTTTTTATTTGATCTGCAATGAATTACGTACTCTGTTTTTATTTGATTACTTTGTTCTTCTCCAACCCAGTAAATATTTGAAGAAGATAGGGACATATTGGTCTGTTCcaattaattcataaaaaatattctgggTGAAATAACCAAATTAGTTATTTAGATAgtatatttctgatttttggctatataaacagtatctaaacATAGAAATCTAGTTCACCCAGAAATTCTtgcttttggtctttttgaccaattttgtgtatccTAAATAGTGTAATGATTTCTCATTTACTTTGTTGAAATCGTGCAACTTTGAGGAGCTCCACACACATTTCTTTGTGTATGCGGGTGGAGGATTGGATTGGATACACCAACGAATAGATATGATTTTATAGTTTGTGAACCGGCCGTGGTATCATAATTGGAAGCCCCGCCAAGTTGAAAAAATAAACAGTTGTACTTGATGTTTTACTTCTGTACTCGATTAAGTAAAGAGTTTGAACTTTGAGAAGAGAgaatattcaaaattcaaatccTGTTATTCTGCCATTGCTAGAAGAATTCAAACCGAACAATCCTATCCATTAGCTTGCGTTCACCAGTGTCCATAAGCGAACAACTAACATCTTCAGGCTCGTCAACGAAGAAAGAAGGTAGCGATCAGGCTAGAGCAAAGAGGTACTGCACTGTTGGGGTATATTTGAATGTAGCTCCAAATTAGTAATACAgtaacttccttttttttttctcttttgcatAAGCTGCAGACGCACGATCAGGACAGTAGTCCCTGATTTTAGGACGTTCAAtgacaggcagcagcagcagcactcaaAAACAATCCAGCAGGGAATGTCAAACATCTTGTACGAACTAACGGAAGCAGTATGAGCAAAAAGAGGAAAAACAACCATTTTTGACTCCATGTGCTGCAAGAGTGCTAGCCCACCAGCCAATAAACTAACTTATACCAAATGTTTTTGATTCCttagaaatttatcaaactaaatCATAGTGTTCCAACTTAGAACTACCCTATGATCTTGCAAGTTATGACTCCAAAGCAAAGTGATGTAGCTGTTGGGAAAAAACCCAAAATTCTGTGATCTCAAACACTTTAACAATTTGACTCATTTGATTTGCATATCTTTTGGTCCAGTAACTATTCTTGAGAAAAACTATGCTGGCATGTTTTGAGGAAGCCCAAAAATGATGACAAGCGATCATCTTTCAGTATCCTGTCCGGCCATTACTAAAAAtaagaatcccatgaaaatcgtCGGACTTAACTATGCCTTTCTAAAAACAACAAAGACAAAATTGATTTAGTGCATTAGCTGTTTTCTCTTGTAACATCGTCATGTCATCATGTcaataaataaaaatgattacttctgtaaaaagaaaacaaattacaACCTGTGATTTTCTAACAAAAAAAACTCCCGACTTTTTCAGTTCCATTGTTaatttaattaagaaaattaattgAATTTTCTCTCTGTTATCGTGTGGTGTCTGTCTGTCTTTTTCCTTAAAATATTTTAAATTCTTCACCACCATTGAAAGAATGTCGGAACGACACAACGGTTTATAATTTCTCTTTATTATATAAACCCTAGAGCTTTCTCTCCTTACATCTCACTTATCTTATTTCTAAATAAAACTCTCTCCATCTTTtaattttcttcttctgcttctgaaatcttcttctctcgaaagaaaaagaacatagaatattgtttatatttttttcaGAGAGAAGAAAAGGGTTCTGTTTGTTTGAtcgataataaattaataatgggAGCCTGTGCAACAAAACCAAAAGATTTAAAAGATGAAATGAATCAAGCACCTGAACCAATACCAGAAGTGGTCAAGGAAGAAAACCCTGAACAATTGAAGAAAACTGATGATGGAGGAGTAGAAACTACTACTAAAGAGATTATTGATGGTAAAGAGGATAAGAAGGCTGATGATGGAAGCAAAACAGTTTCTCTTAACTCCCTGTTAATGAAGGTATAATCTAATCTAATTTCTCTTGTTTTTGTATTTCGTTTTTCTTGATTTTGTTTCTGATTATCGTCTGCAATGTTACGATCAATGATTTTTTTCACGTACGGCGTGTATTTCAGAGACATCTATTTAGTTTCTTATTATTTGGCAAACAGAAATCGATAAATAAATCCGACTAACTCTTTTCGGATTTCTTGATGAatgaaaattggaaaaaaaatcaacTATCTAATCTAAATCTTATCTCTGATCCTTGCAAAAGATGCTTATGTTTTTTTACAAATATTCTACCAATAAAATCTAAAGCTCGTTCTTGGCTCCAAAATATGTatcttttcttgtttctttttatgTTTACAAAGATGCGGATATTCCCGCCAAACATATTACAGTGGTCCTGCTTTGGATACCTAGACGTGTTTGTCGAGTATCACAAGATTATTAAATTCTGCGCTTTTCTTTGTTTGCATAGTTAATTTACTGACCATGTTTTAGATTTTGATTCTGAATCCCTTGAGTTCTtaataattatggttttataagCCTAGAACAAGTCCATTGATTAACAATATTCATTAGTGTGCATTTTCAAGGTTGTTGAATCATCTAGCTCGAATATCTTAAAAGTTATCATTCAAATTCAATCGAAATTGTATTAACAAGCTTTTTGACCTTCTTGAATGTTATTGATTCGTCCAGTTCTGCCTTTTAAATCACCATGGGATGTGAAATTTGTTAATGACATATAATAATTACTTCCGTCTTGCAGAGTGAACCAGGAAAAGCAACTGTTGAAAGTGAGAAACCAACCGAGACTGTGTCAATTCCCTCAGTGCCAGTTATTGAAGCCGTTAAAGTAGAAGAAACATCAAAGGTGGAAGTATCCTCAACTGAAACAGAGAAAAAACCTGAATCAGCACCAGTAGTTGTTGAAGCAAAAGAGGAACCTTTGAAGGTTGAATCTGTTGAACCCTTGAAGGATGCTAAGGTTGTAGAGAAGAAGGACGAACCTGTAACTGCCGTTGAGGTCAAAGGAGATGTTGCAGTAAGCAAGTGAATGGGCGTGAGTTGAGAAAAGCATATCTTTTGTTCTTTTGCAGTACCATTAATAGGAaggatttgtttcaattgtttgttTCGAGTACAGGGGTGGGTTTCTTATCTGTCTTTATTCTCTGTTTCCTTCCTCAATTATGACATGACTTATGAGATCATTTGTTTGTTGATTCAATGATGAACATATAATTCCAGATAGTCTTATTTTCATTTGGTTTGGTTAGAAATTCATTTTATTAGCTTTACATGAGGTGCATCCATAATGTCCTTGTTGCCTATATATGCCGTGCTTTATAATgatgcaccattttcttggtctGTGAGCTGACTTCGTTTCCTTTGCCATTGCTCCAACGGTTAAAATGGTGAGTGTAATGACATCAAAGTCAGGTGAATGAGCTGACTTCGTTTGTTCAACATCCAGTTTGGCTTTGGGTGAATTGACTAGTTCTTTATAAGCATCTCTACTGTTTAAAAAGTGTTGATTTTCTGGGAAAGAACCAGAATATGAAAAATTCTAGGTTGATTGAGTGGACAAGTACTTCTTAATATTGGTAAACAAATGATTCCTTACATCGTTGAGTACATGTCCTTGTTCTATGATGACGTGCatcttattgttttttttttgctagtttCTTTGTTGTTTCCAATTTTATGAAGTTGGATTCTTACTCCAAAAATACATAATGAGAGAATTATTGTTTTACCATTCCCTCCTACAGTTAAATAtgtaatcaaatcgaaagctttATTCAACATCACAAAATTTGATAATCACATTACAGAGAGGAAATAAATTCACACCGAACTATAGTTCTGTGTATGCAAATATTAAGAACTTGAAGTTcataaaaatcaaacaaaagcTCCTGCGGGCTGAACGTTTTCGTTGCTACTAAGAGGTACATAGTCACCATGGTGATACCCATCCAAGTGATCCGCAAGGCTAGACTTGTCGATGTTTTCTTTGTGATGGGATTTGCAGACGAAGTAAATGATAGTTTGGATTACCAGACCAAAGTGAAGGAACATTACCAGCAATACCAGGCAAAAAATACCCAAAATGACTCGACCAACCACAGCCAAACATCCCCCATGGCCATGTACCACCAACGAGCTAAAGACAGATAGTGTACCAGAATAACAGATTTGTAACGTAACATAGGTGAAGAAAGAAATCCAAAGCTTACCCTTAAGTAAGTCCTTCCCCTTCTTCATAGCTTCAATCCCACTAATGTTTTCCAAAATCGCTGTTACGCTGGCCAAGTACCAAACAAGGCTGATGTACATGGCACCAATCAGGTAAGGGATAAAGATAAATACCATGAGTATCACCGAAAGAATGATGCCGGCGGTTGATTTCACATCGAATTTGAAAGAAAATACTTGAGACAAGACTAAAAATAAAAGTGCCAACAAAAAGATCACAAGAGCCATGATAAAGTTGTACACAATCACGATCAAGAAGTTCCACAAGAAAGTGACCATAAGTCTTTTCCAAACTTTAGGAACTGCACCCCTGACTTTTTTGAAAGTGATATCTTTGGTAGAATATATACAAGCTATCGTGTAAACAACAGCGGATGTTGAGAGCAGGGAGAGAACACAGATAAAGATCCAGCAGATGACTTTTGATGCATAGAGAATTATAATTTCCGAAGAAATATGAGCTTGGAGGATGTTTGCATAACTGGAATTTCCAGTTTGGTATTCATCTATTATCTGGTTGAATTTAATCTTGTTGGCAAGCAGTGCAGATATTTCTATTTGAACTAGGAAAATGATAGCTAAAGGAAGGATTAGAGTGAAGGCAATGTGTGAAAAGATCTTTTTCCATGACACTGTGACCTTGTAAGCTTCTCTATAGATGGCGCAGATCCCcatggattcaaattcttctgaatTCCTATCCATGATTATTGAGCttggaaaagagaaagaaaagctaGTTAGCAAATGAAGATGAATGTAGGAGGAAATATATAGGACGGAGCAATTTGGGATGACCGATTTAATTATGCAATTGGAGTACTTGAATCTAAGAGATAGGAAGAAGTTTGAGCAATTGACTTTGTATGTCAGTCACATCCCTTCTTAATAGGAAAGAGCACAAGCTCCACCGTATTTTAATGTTTAGAACGCGTATCGAAGTTTGACTTCCCATGGTGGCTCCTATTTATCTAATTTCATATGCATTATCAAAGAAATTCACCTTCATTGTAGGGAGAGGCACATAgttaaaaaaacacaaaattggttaaaaagatcaaaatcaataatttctgggtgaaaaagacatttagattttgatattgtttaaattgataaaaatttaaaaatagccaggatgtaaacagtttcatcatacccattttcaaatactttttggtatttttaatttacatcaggatgcatccatccttgctattttttaaatttaagtcaggatgaatccagtttcattcttgctatttttttggtgtccatttcacccatacaattttttactcgtccatttgaaccatgttttaaatatatttggacaaatgacccattttccgataaaAAAATCATGGCAGAATTTCATTTGGTTTTAGAATCTGATTTTGTTAGCTTTATATTGTTATGACTCTCAGATAATTCGTAGGCATTCGCACATTTCTAATTGTACTTGGAAGATTATGGTTGCAACAACGCTGCATAAGGCATATGTAATCAATCCACTCGAGTTTTATTAATCATCACAAAGTTTTCAAGAGAAAAAAATACATCAtcaccaatgtagttaatatcagatatcggttcatctcggccgcgaccgatacactggtacgattttatatcggggatattatcgttgaaatatcggtctaatatcggttctaaatttacggataaaatataatagataccatcaattttatcaaaaaaaacaaaagagtaacttcaataactttaaagttcaatacataaaaggataattaaacaagtTTAAAGTTCAAACCGGAAACAAGAGAGTAACTTCACCAACTTTAAAGTTTACAAACTAAAATGGTAACTAAACATAGATAATACAATTTTATTCTAAATAatagatatcatcatcttcagtaGCTCCATTAGCTCCATCAAGTAGTCCATTATCAGTGTCTAACATCAATTGATCAGTATCATAGCCATCATATTCAGAATCGGTTGGGtaagtagacttgcttcgagagctacacgCACCCCTACTATCAACTGGACGACTTTCTTCGCCAAGAATATCTTGAAAATCATCCAAAGTTACATTATCACCTTCTACAGCCAAGTCATGTAAGTTCTGTGgatccaaccattcatcattttcatcatgctcATCAAGAAAAATAGGGTCACGAGCTTTCCCATCATCATTATATTCTGCAATTTCTTTATAACGACGCTGCAATTTTTTGTTATATTGGATAAATACACTATCATTCAATTTTTGTTGTGTTATGCGATTCCGCTTCTTGGTGTGCAactgaaatacaaaaaataagtaaCTAAACTGATTGTTTCATGCATTCCAGTTTGTTGTGATAAGAACATACATTGTTGTTTCATGCATTGTTGAAATTTATGACTTTGCAAAGAACATAATGCAACTGTaaagatagaacaagtaagactcACATTTTGAAATGTGCTCCAGTTTCGCTCACATGGGGAAGCAGAAGAAGTAAGACTCAATACCCTGATTGCAAATTTTTGTAGGTTTGGGACATCGATTCCTCCATATGTAATCCACCAATCATCTGTCATAAACATGAACAAAGTAGCTAATCAATACAAACCTATTTAACACAAACGTAACCAAATTTTAAACTTAAAGTACAGGAAAACTTACGAGGTTGATCTTTGTCTCTTCTTTTTTTGCAAGTCTGACTTCCTAGGATTCCATAAGCATCGTTGTACATTCTCAATTCAGTTGTTTCCATCTCAAGTTCATCTTCATTGGTTATAAGCTTTTCCATAGCTGTATGAAGTCCCCTtttgatttctatgtactttggacCATTATCCATCAAATGAGCTGGAATCTTATAGAATATGGAAGGATTTAGATAATAAGCCGCACAATGTAGAGGATGATTAAAGTTATTCTTCCATCTCTTATCAAAAACAACCTTAACTATAACCCAAGTATCATTATCTTCAGCCAAATTCTTCTCAAGTTGATCCCTTGCTATTCTCATTGCCTCATAAAAAGAAGGCATTGTAGGTTTGCGTTCGATATCCACTAATCTTACTACCTTAACTAAAGGCTTTAGCACCCTACAAGAGTAATCGACATCTTCCCAAAATTTGATATTTGTAACAATTTTAAGTGCATTTACTCCCACATTTTCTCTTGCAAACCTAGTTTTTACCCACCTAtcattcacaaacaccatttgcaGAGGAGTTTTATACTTTTGAAGACTCTCTAGTGTGTAATATTGAGTTGCAAATCTAGTTTTTGTAGACCTATGTAAGTCTGCACCAGTCAACTCCCTCATTAAGCTCAATACTTGAAAATGAGCATAAATATATGTAACTAGTCTCGTACCTAGTATGACGGCTGTCTTGATTCTTGGAAGCTTGGAACCAAGTTCTTCTAGCATCAACTGAACATAATGAGCACCACAAGGAGTCCAAAATATATGTGGGTATTCAAGCATTAAGTCCTTCCCTGCCTTTTTGAAGTTAGAACCATTATCAGTAATGAACTGAACCACATTTTCTGCACCAACATCAGCAATTACCTCCTTTACAAGCTTACGAATGAAATCAGCATCATTGGTTCTATCTGAGGCATCCACAGACTTCAAAAATACTGAACCTTTAGGACAATTCACCAAAAAGTTAATAAGATGTCTCTTTTTCCCATCCGTCCAACCATCTGACATGATAGAACATCCAAACCTCTTCCAATGTTCCCTAAAGGTATCAACGAACATCCTCATTTCTTCTAATCGGTCCTTGAAAAGATTGGTACGAATCTGATGGTAAGATGGGGGGGGGGGCATAgctaacatcaacaaaaaaaaaaagtcagcaCATTATGCAATAGTCTGCAATAGTCGGCATATTATGCAATAGTCAACACATTATGCAATTCCAGACAACACAGATGTTATGAGATTTCTAAGAAGCATGTTATATCATTCACACATTTAACAAGCAACTAGTTCTGAATAAGCAAGCATCAATCAAGGAACAAGCAAGGAACTAGTTCATCAAGGAAAACAAGGTTTGACAAAAATACCTTTCCCATAATCACCAATTGCAAAGATCATTTCTTTGAAACTTGGGAAACGAACGGTATTAAATGCCACTGAATTCTCAGTCATCCAAGATGATATGCATTTTCATGCAGTCTTTAATAACTTCTCTTTCACTGCACAGTTCCTTTCAGCGGTGACCTTTTGAGTTTTCTTGTGATCTGTCCTCATATATAAATCAATAGGACCTCTTGTATTACTTTGGGTTATTCGCTTTCTCTTCGTCTGATTTTGAACATGTAAATCAACACCACTACCACTGCCAACATTGCCATCAATTTCAACTTCTTGTTCCCCAACATCTGTGTCAACATCAGAGCCTTCATCAGAGTTGAATGTACGCTGGTACACTAAATCAATGTTAGCCCTATGAGCATTTTTGGTCTTCTTTACAGCAAACAACTGATTTACTTTGTTGATAACAGAAGTGGTTGCATTCGGACATGGTGAAGTATTCCCTGACTTTCCTACGAGATGCTCCTTAAGCCTTGTGATTCCACCACCACGGATTAATTTGTTACATAACAAACAAGTAATAATATTTGGATTTTCTGGGTCTTTGCGTTCACCCCATTCCCATGCCGTATCCCTAGCTTGCGTAGAAGAAGGCAATAAACCACATATATTGTTTGTGGTGTTTGCATTGGATGCACTAGAAGAATTCATAGCCATAACCTAAAACATAAATAGCTaataaatcaaccaaaataaaaaaaaaccaataATAAAGAAGGTCTATTAATAAGAATGAACCCTCAAAAATAAGTGGGTTTTGAAGATGTTGACGAATTTAATtaatcaaagcaaaaaaaaaagacaataatAATCAATAGTCTCTgagatttcaaaaccctaaccttcAATTAATCAATAGTCTCTGAGATTTTTAGATGAAGAACATCAGCTAATCAAAAGTTCCTTCCTTAGATTGGATTCTCAATGATGATATTTGAAGAACACGACTTGCTGAATCAGGTATTTGAAGAACACGATCTGTTTTTCACTTCATCTCCTCCACAGTTCCTTTCTTTTCTCTTCCACAGTTCGACTGAAAACAATCGAATGAAAATTTTAGGGATTTAACCTATACCGGAACTGAAAAACCAAGATTACCCTTACACTTTACACAAAATGACCGGTACCGGTTAATTTCGGAAAATATCGTTTCGTCCGTATCGGCCGATTTTATCGGgtaaatatcgtatccccgatatccttcatACCGTACCGTTCTAGACCGGTATCCGAAATTTCGGCAATATTCTTCTTGAGTAGGTCGGTTATTTCTATCTGTGCAGATGGCTCTCAATGCGGTATTCAAGTTGAATTCAATATTCTTCTTGAGTAGGTCGGTTATTTCTATCTGTGCTAGGGAAATGATAGCTAAAGGAAGGATTAGAGCCAATGCGATCTGTGAAAAGATCTTTTTCCATGATAGTGTGACCTTGTAAGCTTCAATATAGATTTTGAAAATCCCCATGGATTGAAACTCTTCCAAATCTTTATCCATTATTCTTAAGTTTACTAGAGATATCGAGAGACTGGTTTTTGAACTGGTAAAGAGAGACCGGTTATGAAATAAAAGATAAACTCAGGAGCAGTTATATATGTAGGATGAAGTGACAAGGTCATGCAATTGAAGTAGTTGAATCCGAGAATAATGAATGCACTTTTTTTTATGACAATTTGACTTTGAATAATCACATTTATAGGTATCCTAGTAGGAAGGAACCTAAGCTCTTTTCCCAGTTATTAGATTAACATTTTAAAATGTTTAGCTCGTAAATTTAACACATGCTAATGTGA
This is a stretch of genomic DNA from Papaver somniferum cultivar HN1 chromosome 1, ASM357369v1, whole genome shotgun sequence. It encodes these proteins:
- the LOC113300440 gene encoding titin-like, whose translation is MGACATKPKDLKDEMNQAPEPIPEVVKEENPEQLKKTDDGGVETTTKEIIDGKEDKKADDGSKTVSLNSLLMKSEPGKATVESEKPTETVSIPSVPVIEAVKVEETSKVEVSSTETEKKPESAPVVVEAKEEPLKVESVEPLKDAKVVEKKDEPVTAVEVKGDVAVSK
- the LOC113350733 gene encoding uncharacterized protein LOC113350733 — encoded protein: MTENSVAFNTVRFPSFKEMIFAIGDYGKAMPPPPSYHQIRTNLFKDRLEEMRMFVDTFREHWKRFGCSIMSDGWTDGKKRHLINFLVNCPKGSVFLKSVDASDRTNDADFIRKLVKEVIADVGAENVVQFITDNGSNFKKAGKDLMLEYPHIFWTPCGAHYVQLMLEELGSKLPRIKTAVILGTRLVTYIYAHFQVLSLMRELTGADLHRSTKTRFATQYYTLESLQKYKTPLQMVFVNDRWVKTRFARENVGVNALKIVTNIKFWEDVDYSCRVLKPLVKVVRLVDIERKPTMPSFYEAMRIARDQLEKNLAEDNDTWVIVKVVFDKRWKNNFNHPLHCAAYYLNPSIFYKIPAHLMDNGPKYIEIKRGLHTAMEKLITNEDELEMETTELRMYNDAYGILGSQTCKKRRDKDQPHDWWITYGGIDVPNLQKFAIRVLSLTSSASPCERNWSTFQNLHTKKRNRITQQKLNDSVFIQYNKKLQRRYKEIAEYNDDGKARDPIFLDEHDENDEWLDPQNLHDLAVEGDNVTLDDFQDILGEESRPVDSRGACSSRSKSTYPTDSEYDGYDTDQLMLDTDNGLLDGANGATEDDDIYYLE
- the LOC113350730 gene encoding uncharacterized protein LOC113350730; translated protein: MDRNSEEFESMGICAIYREAYKVTVSWKKIFSHIAFTLILPLAIIFLVQIEISALLANKIKFNQIIDEYQTGNSSYANILQAHISSEIIILYASKVICWIFICVLSLLSTSAVVYTIACIYSTKDITFKKVRGAVPKVWKRLMVTFLWNFLIVIVYNFIMALVIFLLALLFLVLSQVFSFKFDVKSTAGIILSVILMVFIFIPYLIGAMYISLVWYLASVTAILENISGIEAMKKGKDLLKGKLWISFFTYVTLQICYSGTLSVFSSLVVHGHGGCLAVVGRVILGIFCLVLLVMFLHFGLVIQTIIYFVCKSHHKENIDKSSLADHLDGYHHGDYVPLSSNENVQPAGAFV